In Antechinus flavipes isolate AdamAnt ecotype Samford, QLD, Australia chromosome 6, AdamAnt_v2, whole genome shotgun sequence, the sequence ATTTCCTTCTTAAGGAGATCTCATTTTAGATGTGCAACCCATAGTTAGCAACAACTTGTACTGGTAACAATATGGTTCAGTATATAGGGAGTACATGTGATAATGTATAGGAATAGAAACATACAATATTATGTTTATAGAAATGGAGGTCATTTTAAATCAATCTGCTAAGAAAATCTTTTTGATTAAGTGTGAGACGTAAGAacagattcctttttttccctttggttttcCATATGCTAATTTTCAGGatccatattttgtttttaactacgTTCGTTTGACTTATGCTACTTTGTAAACATAGGTTTGCATGCCTCCTGAAAGACAGTGTGACAGAGACATTGCCAACAGTGAACATGACAGGAGCAATCTCTGGATATTCCTTTAAACAATGTCAACACCAAATAAGTGGTAAGATATTCATGATGGCTCAACGAATATAGTCTTCATTGGATCCttattttcttgtaaaatgtAGTGTCgatattttattgaaattctaTGGTGACTAACTTGATTCAAAGAAATAAACTAAATATGGACATAGGAAATCAATGATACCTCCAATGTTCAGGAAGCCCTAATTCCTGTCACAAAGGTGAATACTTTTATTCCCtgttatcaatattttcttttccacttcttATTCTCTCTATGCCTTATTCTTTCTATTCTCATATGTCTCTGAAGACTCAGATTTAAGTCAGTGACTTCTgcttaataagaaaacaaaagaaaagactaTGGAAACGAGGACAGAAACCATGAGTGATAGAAAGATGCAGCATTAATTGTCTAGTCAGTACAAAATATGGCACTAAGTCCTGAGAAGTAAGAGACAAAGTTTTTGTCTTTAAGGAATACATAATCAGCAATGGAAGAAGCTTAAACATAGatgaaaagggaataataaaaataattttgaaataatggCTATACTAATCAATTGTTATACctttaaataacaataaagttgTTAATGGAACAAATAAATAACTACATGATAAAATGTGAGGTTGGAGATGAGATGGATTAGAGAActgaatataataatgatgagtactttaagatttgcaaagtatttatatatgtatattatctcatttgatccacataaTAACTTTGTGAAagaagtgctattattgtccccattttgaagatgaataaattgaaattgagcgtggttaagtgacttgcccacagttacaaaggtaataaatgtctgaggcaagatttgaattcaggtcttcctcatctataacttCTTGTGGGCTGGAATTGtaatttatttacctttctttatgTTACATAGTGCCTTAAAatagtaaatattcaataaacttttatgaatgagtgaatgggaaaatgagaggaaaagaatgaataaactTAAGGTAGTATTACTAATAGGCCTGGACTTCTTGACTTATAATGGACAAGGTTTCATACTGAGAGAGCCTGGGTCCAAGAGCCTGGAAAAAGTCTCTTACTCTCTATCTCAAATTATAACCTCATCTTGGACAAAGATTAGGCATAACTCATGGTTAGGGTCTCCCTTAAAAGGAATTAATTGGGTACCTTCTAAAAAAGATATTGAATATGCAAATTAATATCAGAGAAATGATAGTTATATGTTTCCTCCAGGGCTAAAACACCTATGTTATCTTCCATAAGAGTAGAGCAATTATTCAATTCCTTAATGTAGTGCTGGATTCACTCCTACTCGAAAGTGAATAGGAAGCCAGTGAATGAAATATTCTAGTATGTTGGAAAATTGAAAAGTattgatgatattttattttctggggATACAGTGCATATCttgaataaaaattgaattttgaattgGGGGATTGGTTCAAGTTTTGACTAACTCTGGGTAATACTCTGAGTTCCAtcctatatataaaatgaatataataataattttactaCCTAAGTCTCAGGCAGAatgatggggaaggagggagaatagtatcaaatgacataatgtgtataaagtactttttttaaaaattagatctcTCCATCTTAGTAAGGCTGAAGACCTACTTCTTCCCAATCTGAGGTCTGATCCCAATGCTGAAATGCCCAGATGCTTTGATCTGCTCAGGTTCTGATATGGGCCTATCCGTGACCCTCCTTAGGCAACTAATGGACCCTTTATTCTGAGGACTTAACTGATTGACTTAGTCCTCTGTAACTCAGAAGATTCATCAGTCTGAGCCTCCCCAATAATGGGATTACAGGTGTGTGACACCTGTATGCCCAGTGTGTAAAGTATTTTCTAGCActaaattattatgtaaatgtaaactattaaTGTTGTTTTTGTGTTACAGTAAAATTATGTagatgcaaaaaagaaataaatgaaattgggAAGGGGAATTGGATAGAAAGTGGGACAAAGTTATTGAATTAGAATTATAGTGATCATATTTGGGACCGTATGTATCAATATGGTCTCATATTTCATGGTGATTATAACAGCCAATTTAAGATAACAATATTCAACTTCTTCTGCTTATCCAGCTTGCCACACAGATATCTACATAGGATTTGATATGAGAGGAATGAACTACAAGTCATTTGTTACCATGAATGTTCAAGAATGTGAAGACAGATGTACCAATGATGCCCACTGTCACTTTTTTACCTATGCCACGCAGACGTTTCATAGTGAGGCCCATCGGTGAGTGGTCTAACCAAGTCTAGAGGTTCCCCAAAAGCATgagtagaaaatgaaatatctgtTGACTCATGGTGTGGTACAAAGTACATCAGCATGAGATAGTATAAgagacctgaagtcaagagagaagtaaaagaaagtaaatgaaaatcCCTTTGACACTTACGAGGTAGGTGTTGCGTATATTATCTTATCTCACTGAGTCTTGGATCCTTTTCCTGCAAAATGGGTTTCATAATATCTGTAATACCTACCTTAAAGGATTACTGAGAGATTCTGATAGAAAAAAACTACATAAAAACTAGactaactttaaaatactatattaatgTCAAATTTATATTGTACATCATCTTAAATCATATCATGTTATATTATACTACATATTTAATTATATgatactatattttattatactattcCATGCcattttgtattatatatgtatcatataacATATCACATCAATAatttaatatatcataatatattacataataatttattattgtcattgtttttatttgatctttcttATTTTGGATTCAAGATTTCATTTGGGCAAGGAGTTATATAGTCAAGAAACTTCTATATGCCAATTGGAGATCTGCAAGTTGAAATCATAGAGAGTTTCttgggaggaaagaaaattaaatgatttgcctaggatcacaccgAGTGTGGCAACACTCAGTAGAAATCATTTGAGTCTGGCTCTCTATCTATTATGCCAGTGGATGGAGAGGTTGCCTGCCTTCAGTCATAATATGGTTTTGAAAATATCAGAGAAAACAGGAGAAGGAAACTTCTATTTAGTGCAAAATactgtatgtatttgtatgtattgttccttttctagcatttttagttgcaagcccaattcattgaccttctctttattttatgcaagtaggcttctagagatatgaaatttccccttattacttctttggctgcatcccacacattttggtatgacatctcattattgtcattttcttggatgaagttattaattatgtctatgaagttattgattatgtctatgatttgctgtttcacccaatcattctttagtatgagattatttagtttccaattattttttggtctattttcccctggctttttattggatgtaattttcactgcatcgtGATCTGAGAAGGacgcatttagtatttctgccttattacatttgagtttgaggtttttatgccctaatatatggtcaatttttgtataggttccatgaattgcagaaaagaaaatgtactcctttctgtttctatttagttttctccatagatctatcatatctaaattttctagtattctatttacctttttgacttcttttatcctctgtttctgtgacttctgggaagttctctttgataatttcctagaaaatagtgtccaggctctttttttcaatcatatttttctgggagtccaataattctcagattgtctctcctagatttgttttacaggtctgttgttttcccaagatggtatttgacagtttttttccattgcttcatttttttggttttgcttgacttattcttggtgtcttctcgagtcattcaattccatttgtttgattctgattttcaatgaattattttcttcactcacttttttatatctttttctaattgtccaatagAGTTTTTAAgtcagttgttttgttctatggaattttttttccatttcgccaattttattttttagagagctattttctttttccagttcattaattctatttttcaaggatttgatttctttatccactctatctttaaatgagtggtatgacttatccagactctcttgccaagcttccctttccctttcccaattttttctagctctcttgtgagagcctttttaatttcttctatgagagtcttgtgtgttgagcaCCAGATCATATCCctttttggggattcatctggagacagtctgtttttagtctcctcaggatttaaagtctgctttctatccatatagaagctatcaatagttagagtctATTTAAATTTtgtgctcattttgtcagagaaaaatcaaagaagataaactagcaaaaaaaccaaatgcagtctgcttttttttgggtagcgcttcctctacagactgcaggggggcagcagtgaggcactagcaggacaacAATGGCTGTGCTGCGTCTGTGCTCTGAGATGTTGAGAGCATGTTAAGATGCTGTGGGTGAGTATGGCCATATCCTGAGAGACCCTAACTTttgggggttatagtctttacctcctgTTTTGACAGCTTCTCTGCtagtctactggcttgctgccaaggcAAAATAGTCCCACTGTAGTAAAGTTCTTTC encodes:
- the F11 gene encoding coagulation factor XI; this encodes MLHVSLCRMIWLYQVIHFTVLFALVSNECMTQLYNDKYFQGGDVATIFTPTAKYCQIVCTYHPRCLLFSFLPSRSTKDTSKWFACLLKDSVTETLPTVNMTGAISGYSFKQCQHQISACHTDIYIGFDMRGMNYKSFVTMNVQECEDRCTNDAHCHFFTYATQTFHSEAHR